TCTACTTCTGTGCTGCATTCCGGAATGATTGCTGCCTCTGCTCCGGATGCGATTGCACCGTTCAGCGCAAGGAAGCCGGCATCACGTCCCATTACTTCGATAAAGAACAATCTTTCGTGCGAAGTGGCTGTATCTCTGATTTTATCTACCGCCTCAAGAATTGTATTTAATGCAGTATCGTAACCAATTGTGGTATCCGTTCCAAATAAATCATTGTCAATTGTTCCAGGAAGCCCAATGCAGGGAATGTCATATTCCTGTGCAAAGATACGTGCTCCTGTTAAGGAACCGTCTCCTCCGATTACAACCAAGGCATCAATGCCTTCTTTAACCATTGTTTCATGTGCTACCTTTCTTCCTTCGGGAGTCAGGAACTCCTTGCAGCGTGCAGTTTTCAGGATTGTTCCACCTAATTGAATAATGTTACTTACGTTTTGGCTTTTAAACTCTTGGATCTCCCCAGTAATTAAGCCTTTGTAACCTCTGTAGATGCCTTTTACCTGAAGGCCGTTATATATAGCTGCGCGAGTTACTGCGCGGATTGCTGCATTCATACCAGGAGCATCTCCTCCGGAAGTAAGTATTCCTACACATTTTACCGTACCCATACCTTTTTTGTTTTAAATTGTAGGTGCAAAGTTAAGAAAATCTACGATTAAACAGATTTCAATCTCTTTAATCTAATACTGATTCTTATAAATAAAGTTAATGAATGGCCTTTTTTACGATTCAACAATGATTTTGTTGATGTATGTTTGAACCTCCTCCATCAACCATTTTGGGGTTGAGGTTGCCCCACAAATACCAATGGATTTTACTCCCTGTAACAATTGTGGGTTAATCTCTTCGGGACTGTCAATCAGGAAAGAGTTTGGATTTACTTTGCAACATTCATTAAAAAGTATCTTGCCGTTGGAGCTCTTTTTCCCACTGACAAAGAAAATCAGGTCGTGCGAAGCTGCAAAACGTTGTATGTGTGGCATGCGGTTTGCAACCTGACGGCAGATGGAATCATAAAACTCGAATGTCGCATCCGGTGAGATATGTTCCTTGATGTATTCCACTATTTTCTGAAATTCGTCCAGCGATTTGGTTGTTTGTGAATAAAGACGGATGTTCTTGTTGAAATCAAGCTTTGTCACCTCTTCCAGTTTCTCAATGACAATGGCCTCGCCAGAGGTTTGTCCTACCAATCCAAGTACTTCAGCATGACCATTTTTACCGTATATCACAATCTGTCTTTCCTTGTCGGGCATTGCATACTGCTGTTTAATCCGCTGCTGCAGTTTAAGCACCACAGGGCAGGTTGCATCAATAATCTCTATATTGTTTTCTTTGGCAATGGCATAAGTTTCGGGTGGTTCGCCGTGTGCCCTGAGTAACACCTTGGCATTATGCAGTTGCTTGAACTCCTCGTGATTGATAGTTATTAGTCCCATCTCTCTGAGTCGTTCCACCTCTTTGCTGTTGTGTACAATGTCTCCCAGGCAATAGAGGGTTTCCCCTTTTGCCAGTTCTTCCTCTGCTTTCTTTATGGCTGTGACCACTCCGAAGCAGAATCCTGATCCTTTGTCAATCTCAACTTTAATCATGTTAGTTTGATGTTTGGGTAGCCTTCTCAAATTGCTGGAGCAGCCAATCTTTTTGTTCATCGACGGTCAGCAGACTGTTATCCAGTAAGATTGCGTCAGCTGCTCTTTTCAGAGGACTTACTTCACGATTCTGGTCCTGATAATCCCTGTCTTTCACATTCTTCAGAATCTCCTCAAATTTAACTTCCATCCCTTTAGCCACCATTTCGTCGTATCGGCGAAGAGCTCTGATTTCGGGTGAGGCGGTTACAAATATCTTCAATTCCGATTCAGGGAAAACGGTAGTTCCTATGTCGCGCCCGTCCATCACAATACCTTTTTCTTTCCCCATCTCCTGCTGCTGATTAACCAATGCCTCACGTACAAAATCTATCGCGCTTACCCGGCTTACTTTTGAAGATACTTCCATGGTACGTATCTCTTCTTCCACATTCTCACCATTCAGATAAGTCTGAGGGAGGTTTGTCTTTTCATCCAGTTTGAATGATATATGGATATCTTTGATCCGGAGTTCCAGTTCGGGAATGTTTATTTCACCATTGGTAAAGAGCCCGTTTTTAATGCAATAAAGTGTTACGGCGCGATACATGGCCCCGCTGTCGATGTAAATATAGCCAATTGCTCTGGCAAGATCTTTTGCCATAGTGCTTTTACCACAGGAAGAGAAACCGTCAATAGCTATGATTATTTTTCTTGTAGAGTTGTTCATGTTTTTTTAATCTCATTAAATATTATAATGTCATTGCAAAATTGAATAGCAACGAAGAGCTTGATGTGTGATATTTAGCATACGATGCTCCGATTTTTAATCGTTTAATCTGAATGCCGGCACCCAAGGCCATACCCGACCATCCGCTGCTTTCGTTCACTTTCATTTCGCTTTTCCGTTTGCAGTTATATCCCAAAGAAACGTATGTGGTTTCGGATGGAAGAAAATCTACACCGAAAATAAAGTGGTTGAATAGTGTCTTGCTGAATTTTTCTTTTTCTTCTGAACCGGATTTGGTTGGAGATGATGACCAGTCGGTTAGGTCGTGCATTGTAACCGATAACCTGAAAGGTGCATGAGAAAGTTTTTTGCTGAACCCGGCAAGCAGATCGAATGGTAGTTTCTCTCGCTCTTCGTCAAAAGCTTTTATTTGTCCGCCTAGGTTTCTGGCTACAATCGATGCTGATAATCCAGTATTTTCATTGAAATAGTTCAATCCAAGATCAACTCCCACGGCAAACGAGGAATATTTCTCATAAGTGGAATAAATCATCCTGCCTGTTATCCCACCACTCCAGTAGTCTGACAGGTCATATGAATAGATTCCCGAAAAGGCCATGTCCTTAGCCGAGAAGGTTCCTAGTTCAACATCTTCTTCCGTTGTCTGTTTAAAGTCTCCATAGTTCACATACTGAGCGGTCACTGCCCACACTGACCGTTCGCCTAATGCTCTTGAGAAAGCTGCACTTCCAACTCCTACACCACTTATATAACTCATGTAGTTTAAGTTCAGTGTTTTGTCCGATACGAACGAAAGTAGTGCCGGATTATGGACTGCCATGGTAATGTCATCATCATTGATAGATACATTATCACCTCCCAATGCTGCTGCATGAGATGAAAAAGGCAGCTCCAGGAACTTAAACACGCTTGTACCACTCTGAGCATGTGCCGTTATACTCATGAGGAATGATAGCAAAATCAGAAACTGTTTTCTCATTGACCGTTCTAAATTTCTGCCAAATATACATCATTTTTTAGAATCAGTGATTCACATCCTGATGAATCTTAAGGCAATGGATTTGTTTTGCTTTTAATAACGTGAAAAATGTCGTTTTAGGGTGTAAGAAGATTTAAATAAATGAAAAAGTAAATAGGGAACGGAAAAAGAGGTTATTACGGAAGACGAATCTTAAAAATAAATGCTATTTTTGCGAAACAGAGTCGCATTTATGGAGTAAGTAGTATGGAAATAAGGAAAATGCCTAAATTGGATTTAGAAAGAAAGAGACCTCTTGGTTTCTTGATAGGCTTTGCTATAGCTCTGCTTCTTTTGTTGGCTGCTTTTCAACTTAGTGTTTCACAGCCTGCTTATACAAGAATGCTGGCAAGTACCGCCGGAAAAGAAGAAATGGTGCCAATTACAGTGCAGGAAGTGCCGAGAGCTCCGTTGAAGACAAAGACTGTTGAGAATGAACTTACAATACCTTCAACAGAAAATTTCGCACAGCAGGTTGAAGAAACGGAAAATGTTTCTTATTATACTGAAGAACCCAGGATGATTATTGTTACAAGTCATTATTCCATTAAACTTTCACAACCTGAAGAGCCTAAACAACAGGAAGAGATTCCGGCTAGAGTGACAGAATACCAACCGGAGTTTCCAGGAGGACAAGCAGCGCTTCTTGCTTATCTAAGAAGGAATGTGAATTATCCGGTTCTAGCTCAGGAAAGTGGCATTCAGGGAAGAGTAATTATTCAATTTGTAGTTAATCGCGATGGTACCGTTACGGAACCGGTCGTTCTGAGAAGTGTGCATCCGGTTCTTGACAGAGAAGCAGTTCGTGTGGTTTCGTCCATGCCAAGATGGCGGCCGGGAATGCAGGATGGGAAACCAATCAGAGCAACATATGCCATCCCAGTCTCATTTAAATTAAATTAATCATAGGATAAGTATCCTGAAACAGATATAAAATGTATACATCGACAAAAGTATTAGAGATAATCAATCAGTATATTTCAGAATTGTCTTATTCACATGCCCCCAAAAAACTTTATGATCCGATAGAATATATTCTTTCACTTGGAGGGAAACGAATACGCCCGGTTCTGATGTTGATGGCTTACAATCTTTATAAGGAGGATGTAACCCGAATTTTGTCTCCTGCTGCTGGTCTGGAAATTTATCATAACTTTACTTTGCTGCACGATGATTTGATGGATAAAGCAGATATGCGAAGAAACAAACCTACTGTGCATAAAATGTGGGATGATAATACGGCAATTCTTTCAGGCGATGCTATGCTGATAATGGCTTACAGGTATGTAGCCGGTTGCTCTTCCGAATATCTGGGAAAGGTGCTGGATACTTTTACCCAAGCGGCTCTTGAGGTTTGTGAAGGACAGCAGTACGATATCGATTTTGAAAGCAGAACGGATGTGAAGGAGGAGGAATATCTGGAAATGATTCGACTGAAAACTTCTGTGTTGCTGGCTGCTGCCTTGAAGATGGGAGCAGAACTGGCCGGAGCTTCTGATGAAGATGCTGCTCACCTCTATGATTTCGGAGTCAATATTGGTATTGCATTTCAATTGAAAGACGATTTACTTGATGTATATGGTGATCCGAAAGTTTTTGGAAAGAATATTGGAGGAGACATTCTCTGTAACAAGAAGACTTTCATGTTGATAAAAGCTTTGGAAAATGCCAATTCAGAGCAAGCTGCGGAATTAAAAAGCTGGATTGATAAGGAAGTGTTTGATTCCAAAGAGAAGATTGAAGCTGTAACCGCACTATATAATCAGATTGGAGTAAAACAACTCTGTGAAGCCAAAATGAAAGAGTACTACACCAAAGGAATTGAAAGCCTTTCTTTAGTCGGTAGGTCTGAAGAAGAGAAAAGCGGTTTGAAAGGTGTGGCTGAAAATTTAATGTATCGGGAAATGTAACAAAGAAAAAACCTTAATCTATGCCTTACAGAAGATTACCAAACACAGATCAGGCACGCATCAGAGCTTTAAAAAAAGCTATTGATAAAGAAGAAAGTTTGAATGCAGATAACAATTCTGTTATATCTGTTAAAACATTGAATGAGGCGCAGAATTTTCTGACTCGGTTTGAGCAGGCACATAATTACTATGTTTATTGTTACAATAACCAGATATCATCCAGCCAGAAATACCAGCCTAGTGTAAAGACGGCAAGACTTTATGTCTCTCACTTTATTCAGGTACTAAACCTGGCTGTGACGCGTTCGGAAATCAAAGAAGAATATAAAGCCTTTTATGGTCTAGACCCGAAAGATTATGCGGTTCCCGATCTGGCAAACGAATCTTCTATTATTGAATGGGGTGAAAAGATTATAAAAGGTGAAAAGGAACGAACTCGTAAGGGAGGTGCTCCCATTTACAATCCCACCATTGCTAAAGTGACTGTTCATTATGAGATTTTTAAAGAGGGTTACGAGCAGCAGAAGCATCTACAGTGGCTCACTTCCCGCAGTTTGGGAGCATTAGCCGCGATGCGTGAAAAGGCAGACCAAATAATATTGGATATATGGAATCAGATAGAGGGATCTTTTGAAACCTTGCCACCGAATCACCGACTGAATGAGTGCCAGAACTATGGTGTGGTCTACTATTACCGCACAGGTGAAACGAAGCCTCAATAATTATCTGAGAATAATCCTTCAGTTGGTTTACTGAGGTTTTTTACATGTTTTCCAATCACCTCCCCATAAAATGTTTTTCAAAAAGTAGCATAAGTCACGCAAGTCACGCACTTTTGTTGTAACGTGCTTAATGCCAAGGTGGTACTGGTGCGTGACTTCCTGCGCGACTTCTCACAAGTCACGCGACATCGGTAAGCGTCTCGGCGGTGCCATTTTGTAAAATGTAAGTGTCTCCACGATGTCGTCTTAACCAGTATACATTTTACCTTTACTATTGTCTTTAAAATATCAATCGTAGGCTAATGATTTTGTTGGTTCATCCAACAAATGTGTAGTTCTTATCTGATATTCAAAATGTGCTTTGTCTAAAAAATAAGCTGGGAAATTCATATCTTTTTTATCGTCGCAGTTTCATCTTCCTATCCGGGTCTACCCGTTCCCTCCACCCGGATCTACAGATGCCTTACACCCGGGTGTACAGGACCCGTACATCCGGGTGTACAGAAAGAAACAAGGCGTTTGATTATGAAATCATGCCGATAAAATAGGCTTAAACCTGCATAAAAAAGGGTGGTTGTCATAATCTGATATTAAGTCTCTCTATATATCGACAAGTGATTCAAGTTTTATATATACAGATGGCTACGTTTTTATATGCGAAGCGGGAAAAAGAGTGTGGTGCCCGGGTGGGGGAGGGTGCGTGACTTTTTTGAAGTCACGCGCTTTTTTAGTCGAAGTCGCGCACCTGTATCACGTTGATAGACAATAGGATGTGGCGGTTCTGCGTGACTTGCGTGACTTGCGCGACTTTTAAAAATTATTTTTATGGGGAAATGAGATTTCTGTTGATATTCCCCGATTGATTAAAATGATTTAGTAACTTTGTTCCATTCAAATGAAATAACATATTTATTTGCTTCAGTGCAGCGATTTGTATATTTAACAGCTACAAAGTAACTTTTCAATGAATTTTATCGATACACATTCTCATCTTTTTTCGGAAGAATTTACAGACGACCTCCCGCAGGTGATTGAGCGGGCAAAGGCGGCAGGAATTAGTCGCATCTATATGCCCAATATTGATTGTTCTACCATTAAACCATTACTTGATACAGTGTCACGTTTTCCCGGTTATTGCTTCCCGATGCTTGGGCTTCATCCCACATCGGTGAATGAGAATTTCAGGGATGAACTGTCTGTGATGAGGAAAATGTTGGAAGAACCCAACTCTTTTGTTGCTATCGGAGAAGTAGGAATGGACCTCTATTGGGATAAAACATTTCTGCAAGAGCAGTTGGAGGCATTTGATACGCAAATTCAGTGGGCGGCGGAATATCAGTTGCCGTTGGTGATTCACAGCCGCGATTCCTTTGATGAGGTGCTTCAGGTGATGAAGCAAAACCAGGATAGGGTACTGAAAGGTATTTTCCACAGCTTTACAGGTACCTTGGATGAGGCTGAACAGTTGCTGCAGTTTGATGGCTTTTGTCTTGGTATTAATGGGGTGGTGACCTTTAAAAAGTCAACTCTTCCCGAAGTGCTGAAACGTATTCCATTAGAACGAATTGTGCTCGAGACCGACTCCCCGTACCTTACGCCGGCTCCCAACCGAGGCAAGAGAAACGAAAGTGCCAATCTGAAGGATACCCTCTTGAAGCTGGCGGAAATTTACCAGTGCACCCCGGATGAAGTGGCTGAAATAACCACCAGGAATGCGCTTAAGATATTTATTTCATAACTTTTTTCAGGCCGGATTAGGAAGGAAAATAAAAAAAGTCTATCTTTGCACAACCAATAAAAGGAGAGGTGCTCGAGTGGTTGAAGAGGCACGCCTGGAAAGCGTGTAAACCCCTAAAGGGTTTCACGAGTTCGAATCTCGTTCTCTCCGCATAAAAAAGACAGTTTCAAGGATTTGAATCTGTCTTTTTTTATGTTCTTTTTTGGAGACTGGTTTGCGTGAAATTATTAGTAACCAGTCAATTTTATGTTGCTGTTGATATCTTCATTTTTCATATTAAATCAGTTTATATTAGCTGCAATTTAAGAAAAAGAACCTGATAATGAACTTGAAAAATATCATATCTTAGCGTCTATTTTATGATCATCCATCAAGAAATATTCAGCTTGGCCAAGATGATAAAACTTTAACTCAAAGAATCTGAAAATCAACAAAGATTATGGGGATAAACTCGTTATATTACTTATCCATATGCTATAAGATTTACTACATTTTTGCTGATTAAGGAGTGGCTTGATTTTTCTTATTTTTTTCTTTTTTAAACAAATACTTTTCTCTATTTTTGTATCTATTTCAAAATCGGTAATACTTTTTTAGAAAAAAACGAAGCGTTTAATATATTATCTTCGTTTAGAAAATTGCTAAACTTTAGAATATTCTACAGAAAACCTTTTAAAAACTGAAAATATGATACAATATTATTTGCAAATAATTATTGAATTTACTATAATAATCTCAATCCCAGTTCTAATAATTTATGGAATAGTAAAGTTGTTTAAACGTAATAAATAATATATAATAATTCACATATAAGAATGTTATTCTTATTAAAATAATACTTGCTGAAGTTGTTTTTCTTGATCTATTAATACATACACACACATTTATATTATGCCAAAAATTGCATGGATTATCATTGGAATTATAGTTTATTTTTTAATTGGATGGATTGCTAAAGATATCACATTTTCAATGATTGGAATTGATAATGAAACCACATTAGGGGAACTTACTCTATATGAAATGATTACTTATTCAGCCGTAGCTGGGGGCTACATCGCTGTAATGAGTTTTATTCAGGGAGATAATGAAGGTAGTTCTGTTGTGCCAATATTAGTCTTAGCAGCTAGTTGTTATGTAATCTACAAACTACCTATTTCAATTGGAGCTATTATCTTATACAATATAATCAACATTGGATGCATAATATGGAGTGCCTGTAAGCTAAAAGATTATTAGTTAACCATATTGATAATCATAGAAAGATTATATAGACCTCTCTCCGTAAAAAAGGACAGTTTCAAATCATCGAAACTGTCCTTTTTTCGGGGGGGAGGTCACTTTTTTTATATCTTTTTAGAAACCGTCTTTTTTTCTTACTTCCACCGCTTCAATGTAGATAAAAACTGGCGCAAAATTGGACGAGCTTCATCTATTGTAAAGTTGTTTCCTGTTTCAGCATTCCAATGATCGAGATATTTCAGGTTGCTCTCCATCATTTCCTCCATCGTTACATTACGTGTAAAAGCTCCTTTTTGATAACAATAGTTACAATACTCCATGTTTTTTGTATTGTCGGCATTAGTACCAAAATCTTGCTCAGCTTTCATATTCATACCGCAACTTTGACAAATATTCTCTTCCATGATATATTTTTTTAAATGAGTATTATAATAAGGTTATATAAAATAACGGGATAACCTCCTTGTTATGAGACTACCCCGTTGATATAAATTAATCTGAAGTTTATTCCTTTAAAGTAATAACGCTGTTTGGGTCTGGATCGTTATACCAGTCTTTGCTGTTTTTTCCATCAGTAGTTACCCAGTTTTTAAACTTTTTGTACGCTTTGGTGAAGTCTGTTCTTTCACTGGCATGCTTAATTGCAGCAGGAACTTTAATACCCCATACCAAATTACTATTGCTGTAATAACTGATACCCTTATGTCTTGGATCTTCATTCGCGTAGTTGGTATACAGTTTGGTGGGCTCATACCCTCTAAGATGGATCTCACGATTATTATTCGGATTTCTTAAAAAGAAATTGAATGCTGTACTGGGATTATCACAAGTATTTTTAAATGCATTATATTCGTCAGCATTATACGCATTGCTATTATCAATTGTGCATGTGATGGTTGGCAATTCGCTTTCTTTGCTTAAGGTTGTACCAGGCACTGTATTATAGTAGTTTTCACCGCTTCCTTTAAGTTTGTCGAGACCTGTGATTACAAGAATGGCTTTTTCATCTCCATTTTGAGGGAGCAATTTCATGGTAACACCATCAATATTGCATCTGACAGTCATGTAATCTTGAACATATTTAGTTGGAATATAACCTAATTGTACACAGAGCTGGTAAGGGAGCGAGCCTCCTAGAGCACGTATCTGGATGTTCAGCTCTAATCCCTTCAGTGCACCAACTATATTTCCGCAGTAACTATAAGTGTTATAATATGCAACGAAATCGTTTAAGTCGTAGTCTCCGAGTTCAGGGAACAGATCTTCGAACATTAATGTTCCGTAGGTGTTCTTG
The Bacteroides sedimenti genome window above contains:
- the pfkA gene encoding 6-phosphofructokinase; translated protein: MGTVKCVGILTSGGDAPGMNAAIRAVTRAAIYNGLQVKGIYRGYKGLITGEIQEFKSQNVSNIIQLGGTILKTARCKEFLTPEGRKVAHETMVKEGIDALVVIGGDGSLTGARIFAQEYDIPCIGLPGTIDNDLFGTDTTIGYDTALNTILEAVDKIRDTATSHERLFFIEVMGRDAGFLALNGAIASGAEAAIIPECSTEVDQLEEFIKSGYRKSKNSSIVIVAESEITGGAMHYAERVKNEYPQYDVRVTILGHLQRGGSPSAHDRILASRLGAASIDAILEGQRNVMIGIENDQVVYVPFTKAIKNDKPINKELVNVLRTLSI
- a CDS encoding 4-hydroxy-3-methylbut-2-enyl diphosphate reductase — its product is MIKVEIDKGSGFCFGVVTAIKKAEEELAKGETLYCLGDIVHNSKEVERLREMGLITINHEEFKQLHNAKVLLRAHGEPPETYAIAKENNIEIIDATCPVVLKLQQRIKQQYAMPDKERQIVIYGKNGHAEVLGLVGQTSGEAIVIEKLEEVTKLDFNKNIRLYSQTTKSLDEFQKIVEYIKEHISPDATFEFYDSICRQVANRMPHIQRFAASHDLIFFVSGKKSSNGKILFNECCKVNPNSFLIDSPEEINPQLLQGVKSIGICGATSTPKWLMEEVQTYINKIIVES
- a CDS encoding LruC domain-containing protein, which gives rise to MKKVRKMIYLLFGTVFLVTSCSQDKNLYDPESTEKVTDLQIPDGFSWATTQNIECSITSPMPTTTSIFLDESCTEKGLIATIPVSQNSTTITLEVPTSSTAIYVQYPTASGKQVKKVDLNSVATKSTVDSKKAVISLPENATTDNNLIFSQTYTPAKNTYGTLMFEDLFPELGDYDLNDFVAYYNTYSYCGNIVGALKGLELNIQIRALGGSLPYQLCVQLGYIPTKYVQDYMTVRCNIDGVTMKLLPQNGDEKAILVITGLDKLKGSGENYYNTVPGTTLSKESELPTITCTIDNSNAYNADEYNAFKNTCDNPSTAFNFFLRNPNNNREIHLRGYEPTKLYTNYANEDPRHKGISYYSNSNLVWGIKVPAAIKHASERTDFTKAYKKFKNWVTTDGKNSKDWYNDPDPNSVITLKE
- a CDS encoding TatD family hydrolase, translated to MNFIDTHSHLFSEEFTDDLPQVIERAKAAGISRIYMPNIDCSTIKPLLDTVSRFPGYCFPMLGLHPTSVNENFRDELSVMRKMLEEPNSFVAIGEVGMDLYWDKTFLQEQLEAFDTQIQWAAEYQLPLVIHSRDSFDEVLQVMKQNQDRVLKGIFHSFTGTLDEAEQLLQFDGFCLGINGVVTFKKSTLPEVLKRIPLERIVLETDSPYLTPAPNRGKRNESANLKDTLLKLAEIYQCTPDEVAEITTRNALKIFIS
- the cmk gene encoding (d)CMP kinase; translated protein: MNNSTRKIIIAIDGFSSCGKSTMAKDLARAIGYIYIDSGAMYRAVTLYCIKNGLFTNGEINIPELELRIKDIHISFKLDEKTNLPQTYLNGENVEEEIRTMEVSSKVSRVSAIDFVREALVNQQQEMGKEKGIVMDGRDIGTTVFPESELKIFVTASPEIRALRRYDEMVAKGMEVKFEEILKNVKDRDYQDQNREVSPLKRAADAILLDNSLLTVDEQKDWLLQQFEKATQTSN
- the porQ gene encoding type IX secretion system protein PorQ; this translates as MRKQFLILLSFLMSITAHAQSGTSVFKFLELPFSSHAAALGGDNVSINDDDITMAVHNPALLSFVSDKTLNLNYMSYISGVGVGSAAFSRALGERSVWAVTAQYVNYGDFKQTTEEDVELGTFSAKDMAFSGIYSYDLSDYWSGGITGRMIYSTYEKYSSFAVGVDLGLNYFNENTGLSASIVARNLGGQIKAFDEEREKLPFDLLAGFSKKLSHAPFRLSVTMHDLTDWSSSPTKSGSEEKEKFSKTLFNHFIFGVDFLPSETTYVSLGYNCKRKSEMKVNESSGWSGMALGAGIQIKRLKIGASYAKYHTSSSSLLFNFAMTL
- a CDS encoding zinc ribbon domain-containing protein; protein product: MEENICQSCGMNMKAEQDFGTNADNTKNMEYCNYCYQKGAFTRNVTMEEMMESNLKYLDHWNAETGNNFTIDEARPILRQFLSTLKRWK
- a CDS encoding energy transducer TonB, which translates into the protein MEIRKMPKLDLERKRPLGFLIGFAIALLLLLAAFQLSVSQPAYTRMLASTAGKEEMVPITVQEVPRAPLKTKTVENELTIPSTENFAQQVEETENVSYYTEEPRMIIVTSHYSIKLSQPEEPKQQEEIPARVTEYQPEFPGGQAALLAYLRRNVNYPVLAQESGIQGRVIIQFVVNRDGTVTEPVVLRSVHPVLDREAVRVVSSMPRWRPGMQDGKPIRATYAIPVSFKLN
- a CDS encoding polyprenyl synthetase family protein, which codes for MYTSTKVLEIINQYISELSYSHAPKKLYDPIEYILSLGGKRIRPVLMLMAYNLYKEDVTRILSPAAGLEIYHNFTLLHDDLMDKADMRRNKPTVHKMWDDNTAILSGDAMLIMAYRYVAGCSSEYLGKVLDTFTQAALEVCEGQQYDIDFESRTDVKEEEYLEMIRLKTSVLLAAALKMGAELAGASDEDAAHLYDFGVNIGIAFQLKDDLLDVYGDPKVFGKNIGGDILCNKKTFMLIKALENANSEQAAELKSWIDKEVFDSKEKIEAVTALYNQIGVKQLCEAKMKEYYTKGIESLSLVGRSEEEKSGLKGVAENLMYREM